The window GCGGCGTGACGGACGCGTACGCGACGATCGACTGGATCGAGAGCAACTTCGGCTCGAAGCTCACCCGCTCCGACGTCGAGACCGAACTGAGCGGCGACGGCTCCGAGAGCCAGATCGTCGGGACGTTCTTTGGCACCGACGACCAGCACTTCGACCTGAACGCCCGCGTCTGGCACCAGGCCGAGCACACGACGGCCGACCTCGTCACGCGCGGCGTGCTCGACGACGTGGCCCGCTCCGTCTACGAGGGCGTCCAGGACGTCGGCGAGGACGCGTGGAACACCTCCAGCTACCAGCGCGAGAACACGCTGATGCTGTCGGACGACGCCGAGGCCGACGCGTCGCCGAAGCTGATCATCCACAACCACGACACCGAGGCGTCGCACTCCGCGACGGTCGGACAGGTCGACGCCGAGGACCTGTTCTACCTCGAGAGCCGCACGATCGACTCCCGCACGGCGCGGAACATGCTCGTCGAGGGCTTCTTCGTCCCCGTGTTAGAGGAGATCGCGGTCGACGAGTTCCGCGACGACGTCCAGGAGCTCGTCCTCCAGCGCCTCCAGTAACCCGCGGGTCTCGGTCCTCCACTGGGGGCGGTGACGACGGATTTTCCGTTTTTTCGCGACGACGAGCCCCGGCTGAAGGGGAACTCCTTAAGTCGGACTACGCCCGAGGGCGCATGTATGCGAACGGGCGTATCGAGCGGTGACGGGTGGTCGCCGTGAGCGTGAGCCAGCGGATCGCCTCCGACGACCAGCTCGCTCGGCTGCTGCAGATCGGGATCGTGTTGGAGGAGGTGGTCGAGGCGCGGGCGCACCACCACTACCAGCGCCTCGACGCCGAACTCGACGACGAGATCGAGACCCTGCTCGCGGACGCGGCCGAGGAGTCCGCGGACCACCGCGAGCGGCTGGAGTCGCTCATCTCCGGACTCGGGGTCGACAGCGTCCCGTTCGACGAGATCGAGTCGCTCGTCGACGCCCGCTACGGGCGGACCAAGCCCGAGGACTTCGACGGGATCTTATACGACCAGCTCTGCAACGAGGAGACGGCGTACAAGTTCTACGACGACCTCATCGAGGCGATCAAGGCGTCCGACGCCGAGTTCTCGGTCGACCGGGAGCGCCTCTTGGAGACGTTGGAAACGATCCGGGAGGAGGAGGCCGAGGGCGTCAGCGAGGTCACGGAGGTCATGGAGCGACGATGAACCGGCGTATCGAACCGACGACGAGCCCCGACGGAGGAGAGCCGTGAACACCGCAGACCAGTACCTCAAGACGATATACGTCGTACAGGAACAGGAGGACGGCCCGGCCTCGACGGGGTCGATAGCCGACGCCCTCGACGTGAGCCCGGCGAGCGCGAACGAGATGATCGGCAAGTTAGAGGAGCGCGGACTCGCCGAACACGAGAAGTACAAGGGCGTCCGGCTCACCGACGACGGTATCATCCGGGCGCGGGACGCCCTCCAGACGTACTGCATCATCGAGCGGTTCCTCGCGAACGTGCTCGGCGTCGAGGAGTTCCGCGAGGAGGCCCACGAGCTGGAGGCCGTCATCGACGACACCGTCGCCGAGCGACTCGACACGATCATCGACCGCCAGCCGGAGTGTCCGGACTGCTTCGACCCCGAGACGGACGCCTGCGCGTGTCTGGAGGTCGCGATGGCGCCCGTCGAGTCGGACTGAGGCGGTCGGTACCCGTCCGGCGGCTTTAGACGCCCGTCGAGTACCGCAGAATGCCCGCGATGCCGCCGAACGCGTCGAGCAGCTGCTCGCCCTTCTCGAAGTCCGTGGAGATGAACTTCGTGTCCGTGCCGCGCTGCTCGGCGATGCTCATCAGGTGTTCGATCACGTCGTCGCGCTCGTCGGCCTCGGCCGGCTCGCCGCACTCGGAGCACTCGTGGTCCGGGGTCGAGTGCCGCGAGTCGATCACCTCGTACTCCTCGTGGCCGTTCGGGCACTCGTAGACGACGACGTCGGAGCGGAGGTCCTCGGAGATGAGCAGCCGGTCGACCGACCCCATGATCAGGTTCCGGCGGGTCTGCTCGAAGCCGTACGTGGCCTCCTCGCCGGTGTTGAGCTTCTCGAAGAACTCGTCCATGTGACGTTTGTCCTCGACGATCTCCTGGTCGGCGAGCGCCTCGCTGGCGTTGTCGACGAGGTCTTTCAGGCCGGACTCGTCGGTATAGGCCACGTCGAACTTCCCGAGCACCTTGTCCTGGAGCTCGTGGTGGAGGTAGTCGCCGTCGAGGAACTCGTCTTTCGTCGGGGAGGGGCCGCCGACGAGGATGCCGTCGAGCTCGTGCCGCTTGTCGACGAACAGGTCGTCGGCCATCCCGGCCACCTCCTGGTAGAAGTTGTCGATCGCTTCGAGGCGGAGGCGGGCGAACCGCTGGGCTGACTGTCCCCCCTTCCGCTGTTTGCCGGGGACGAGCGAGGAGGCGGACTTGACGGGCTCGACGCGCTTGCCCTTCAGCCAGCCGACGTTGGCCTCGCGGCGGTCCAAGACGATGAGCCCGAACAGCCCGGAGTCCTCCAGCATGTGTTCGAGCGGCTCGGTGAGGAACTCGGAGTCGCAGTGGTAGCGGAACGACTCGACGGGCTGGGGCGGCGACTCCAGCGTCCGGGTGACCATGTCGGTCTGGCCGCCGCCGGCGTCGATCGCCCCCGAGAAGATCACCATGCCGTTCTCGGGCGGGAAGGTGTCGTAGTAGCGGAGGCGGTCCTTGATCGAGGTGAGCGCGTCTTGGACGGCAGTCCGAGTCTGCTTGGACTTGATGTTGGACGCCTCGCTGTGCTCCTGGGTGACGTGAGCCACCACGTCGGAGATCTGCCGGTCTTCGGGGATGTAGATGGTGACGAGCTGCGTGCCGGAGCCCTCGAAGTCGCGGAGCTCCTCGATGACCTTGCGGAACTCGTACTTCCGCCGGTCGTCGCTCGCCTCTTGGGCGTCGCTACTCATTACCCGAACTACGGCGGCGTGCGTGTAAGTAAGCTTTGACCTTCCCGGCAGCGCGACGGTACCGGATCACACGGGCGTTCGATCGCGGGGCCGTTTATAAATAATGAGCGGAGGCGCGCGCCTCTGAGCGGCCGCCGAAGGCGGCCGTGAGGAGCGCGTGCGAGGGAGTCGGTCGCCCGGAGCGAAGCGGAGGGCGGCCGACGAGGCTGGGGAGGCGTGAGGTTGCGGTCGCGGTGCAGTGCGGGGTGGGACTTCAAAGGGGCAGGCGCGAGGGCGAAGCACGGTGACGTAAGGACCGCAGCGAGCGACGCGAGCGAGGACCGCAACGAACCGCGCGAGTCCTCGCGACTGGGGCTTTGGCAGTGTACACCGACGATCCCGAATCGACTATTTATAAGCGATCGGCTGGGACTCTGACAGAGTTCACCGCACCGCCGACGGCGACACCACGGGCGAACAAAATCGATCGACGACTTCGACAGTACCGATCCTACATCGACTCGGGCGCCTCGACCCCGAGCACGTCGAGCGCGTTCGCCATCGTGTGCTTCGCGGCCGCGACGAGCGCGACGCGGGCGGCCCGGAGCTCGTCGTCCTCGGCGGTGACGACCGGGCACTCCCTATAAAAGGCGTTGTACGCGTCGGCGAACTCGCGGGTGAACGTCGCGACCGTGTGCGGCTCGAGGTCGTCGGCCGCCGCCTCGATGACGGCTGGGAAGCGGGCGACCTCGCGGAGGAGCTCGCGGGCCGCGTCGGTCTCGAGGGCCGCGGCGTCGACGTCGAGGGCGTCGGCGTCGACGGCGCCGTCGGACCCGGCGGCCGCCGTCACGCCCGGCACGTCGACGCCGGCGGCCGCGGCCTCGTCGAGGATGCCGGCGCAGCGCGCGTGGACGTACTGGACGAAGGGGGCCGACTGCGCCTCGAAGTCGAGCGCGTCCTCCCACTCGAAGGTGATCGCCTTCGCGGGCTGCTTCGAGACGATGTCGTACCGGACCGCGCCGATGCCGACCTGGTGGGCGATGCGCTCGACGTCCTCGTCGGTGAGGTCGTCGTCGCGGATGCGGTCGTCCATCCGGCTCTCGACGGCCTCGCGGGCGCGGTCGATCGCCTCGTCGAGCAGGTCGTCGAGCATCACGCCGGTCCCGCGCCGGGTGGACATCTTCCCGTCGGGGAGGTTGACGTACGAGTAGATGACGTGGCCGAGCCGGTCGGTGTCGTTGCCGAGCAGCTCTAAGGTCGCATCGAGCTGGTCGGCCTGCAGCTTGTGGTCCTCGCCGAGGACGGTGACGGCGCGGTCGTAGTTGTCGAACTTCCACTCGTGGTGCGCCAGGTCGCGGGTGGTGTAGAGACTCGTGTCGTCCGAGCGCAGGAAGACGAGGTTCTTGTCGATCCCCCACTCGTCGAGCTCCAGCTGCCAGGCGTCCTCCTCGTACACCGCGTGCTCGGTCTCCTTGAGCCGCGCGGCGATATCGTCGGTGGAGCCGTCGCGCATGAACCGCGTCTCCTTGACGAACTCGTCGAACTCCGCGGGGAGCCGCGCGAGGCACTCCTTCATCCCGCCGAGGACGGTGTCGACGACCTCGCCGACCCGTTCGTACGTCTCCTCGTCGCCGGCCTCGAGCCCCTGCAGGATCGCGGAGATCTCCGCTTCGGCGGCGTCGACCTCGGCGGGGTCGGCCTCCTCTAAGAAGGCGTTCCCCTTCCGGTAGTAGCGAACGAGGTCGTACTCGGCGCGGTCGCGGGCGGGCTCCGCGTCGAGGTCGGACTCGTCGAACCGCTCGTACGCCCACGTGAACACCGCCATCTGGCGGCCCGCGTCGTTGACGTAGTAGTGGCGGTCGACGTCGTAGCCCGCGTACGCCATGAGGTTCGCGACCGCGTCGCCGACGATCGGGTTGCGCGCGCGGCCGACGTGGACCGGGCCGGTCGGGTTCGCGCTCGTGTGCTCGACGACGACCGAGGCGTCGCGGTCGGGGAGCGCGCCGTAGCCCGCGTCGGCGGCGGCCGCGTCGAGCGTGTCGACGAGGTAGCGCTCGCCGGCGTGGAAGTTGACGTACGGGCCGGCGGTGTCGACCGCGGCGAGGTAGTCGTGGCCGGAAACGTCGACCGCGTCGGCGACCTCGCTCGCGACGTTCGGCGGCGCGTCGCCGACCTCGCCCGCGAGCCGGAAGGCGACGCTGGAGGCGAGCGTCGCGTCCATGTCGTCGGGCGGGCGTTCGATACCGAGGTCGTCGGTCGGGAGGTCGAGCGAGGCGAGCGCGTCGCCGAGCGCGTCGGCCACCTCCGACCGGAACTGCCTGAACATACCGTCCGTTCGTCGGTCGGCCTAAAAGGCCCTTCCGAAGCGACGCGCGTGCGAGGTCGCCGGCGCGACGCGCCGGTGACAGCGTGGGCTACACGTCACGGACAGCCGGGGGGAGTCCGGCGACGAGACTGGAGAGGCGTGAGGCCGGGGCTTTCGAGGCCCTACACGTCGGCACAGCGGGAATCAAGCTGAGCCAGTTTGCCAGCCGATGAACGTCTCGAATCCGTACGTGAATCCGAGGAAGATCACGGCGAAGACGAACCAACGAAAGGCATCGAACGTACCTGTAAACGCGAGGACGTTGAAAATGTACGATAACGACGCCCCGACAAACGCGGCTACATACAGGTTACGTCGGTTGTCCATACCGAGCGGTCAACAGTATGTGAATTAACTCTTCGCCTAGCTAAGCTAATCCGTAGCAATCCGAGCAATCGAGCTCCACCGTCTCGTGCCGAGAGAGATACGCGCCCTCTGTTCGGCAGCGGCGTTTGGAACGACACGGGCTCCGGCGCGGCGTTTGGAACGACGCGGGCTCTGTCAGTGCCCACGCGACCGGTAGAGACCGTCATTCAGCACCGAACTCGACACCGGTTATCTCGAAGCGTGCGCCGCCCTCGCCACCGTCCGTCACATCGATCTCCCACTCGTGGGCCTCGACGATCCGTTTGACAATACTCAATCCGAAGCCGGTTCCGTCCGCTCTCGTCGAGTAGCCGGCTTCGAAGATGGCTTCGCGTTCGTCCGCAGGGATTCCGGGCCCGTCGTCTTCGACGTAGAACCCCGTGTCCATCTCTCCGACCGTCACGGTCACGTCCCCGCCACCGTGGTCGATAGCGTTCCGAATCAGGTTCTCGAACAGCTGTTTCAGACGGCTCTTGTCGGCCTGTACGGTCCGTTCAGTGTCGGTGACTAGCGTGGCCTCGTCCGTTTCGACGTTCGCCCAGCACCTCTCGACAAGTGCGGTCAACGCGACCGCCTCGAAGTCCGTGACCGTCTCGCCCTCGCGGGCCAACGTCAGGAGGTCCTCGATCAGCGTCCGCATCCGCTCGTGGGCGCGCCCCACGTGTTCCAAGTGCTCGCTATCGCACTCCGTCGCAGCCAGTTCCAAGCGCCCTTCGGCCACGTTGATCGGGTTCCGAAGGTCGTGAGAGACGATACTGGCGAACTCTTCGAGCCGGTCGTTTTGCTCGGTGAGCTCCCGCTCGCGAGCCCGGAGCTGCTCGGTCCGTTCGACCTGTTCGAGTGCTCTCGTTAACCCGCCAGCCAGAATCTCACTCAGGAGTCTGTCCTCGTCGTCGAACGTCTCCGGTGACGGTGACCCGGCGATCAGGATCCCGTGGTCCGCGAGCGGGAGGTAGAGTTCGCTCCGAACCGGCGTGTCCGGGTTGTACCGATCCGGGTCTTCGTGGACATCGTCGACCGCGCGCGGCTCTCCTCGCTGGTAGACGCGCCAGGCGATGCTGTCCTCGGCGGTGAATACCGGGGGATCGCCGATGAGATCGGACACGGCGTCGGTGGCTGCGGCCGGGACGAGCCCCGCTGCGTCCTCGTCGTAGAGGTGGATCGCGTTGAGCTCGATTCCCAGCAGGTCCCTGGTCGTCTCGATACCGATTTCGAGGACCTCATCCCGCGTGTCCGCACGCATCAGCTCTTGAGTAACCTGATTCAACGCTTCGAGCTGCTGCTCGCGGACCGTGCGCTCGGTAATGTCTGTCGCAACGCCGAAGACGGCAACGGGCGAATCCGGGTCGGACCGTTCCCCCGTATCGTAGATGGGAACCTTCGTGGTCAGGAAGATCCGCTCGTCACCGTCCACAACGATCGGTTCCTCGGCCTCGATCGGTTCGCCACGCTCGATGACGGCCCGGTCGTTCTTTTGGACTTCGGTGGCCATCTCCGAGAGGTGGATCTCGTGGTCCGTCCGCCCGACGATTTCCTCGTCTCGTAGGTCGAAGAGGTCGCGGTATGCCTGATTGACGAAGATGTACTCGCCCTCGTCGTCCTTCATAAACATCGGTGTCGGCGTGTTCTCAAGGACGGCTTCGAACCGTCGCTGGATCGTTTCGATCTCCCGTTCGCGGGCCTTGCGAGCGGTCACGTCCCGATACACCCATAGATGCCCCCCGCCGTCCGGGAGCTCGATCGGTCGGTGGGTCCGTTCGAACGTTCGTCCGTCGGCGAGTGTCAGTTCCTCTTCGTCTACCTGTTCGCGTTCAGTGATCAGTTCGTTGATTCGCTCGACGAACTGCTCAGAGTCAGCGAACATATCGCTGAGATCTTCGGCCAGACGCTCACAGTCCGCACCGGCGACTCCCTCGGGCGAGCCCGGCAGCTCAAAGAGCCTGAACAGCTGCTGGTTGACCGCCAAGACGTTCCGAGATTCGTCTTCAACCAGCACTCCCTGCGGGAGTGCATCGAAGAGCGTCGAAAGCAGTGCGTTGGTCTGTTCGAGTTCCCGTTGGTGTTGTTTCTGTGCAGTTATATCTCGGGTGACCCCGACGACACCCTCAACAGTCCCGTCGATCGTGAGCGGGGTCAGTCGGTACTCTAACACCGCGTATCCGTGGTTGGGAAACTCCGCTTCGAGTTCCCCCGACAGTTGGTCGCGCCGTCCGTTGAGAAGGGCCTGATAGGGGTCTCCGGTTTCGGCCTCCTCTTGGATTATCCGGATAAGGTTGCTCTCTTCGCCTTCGAGCGCCTCACGGGTCGTGTTGTACCAGTTGGCCAGATACTCGTTCACGATTTCGAAGCGGCCGTGTTCATCGTAGAGGCAAGCGGATTCATACATCGAGTTGATCATGTGTTTGTATCGTCGGAGGTCGCGGTCTCGTTCGGCCAGTTTTTGTTGAGACCGGCGTGATTCGACGACGTTCTCGATGCGATTGGCTAAGAGCGTGTAGTGGTCCGTTCCGCTCCCTTTTTGAAGGTAATCAGTGACCCCCGCGGTGATCGCGTCCGAAGCGACTTCCTCAGACCCCTTGCCGGTGTATAGAATAAACGGGAGATCCGGATGTTCCTCGCGCACCGCTTCGAGGAACTCGATACCGTTCATGCTTGGCATATCGTGATCGGAGACGATACAATCGAACGTCGAGATTGCAAAGTCGGCAAGGGCTTCGCTGGCACTGGTCGCCGTTTCGACCTCGAATCGGTCGTCTTCACGTTCGAGGAACGTCGCGGTGAGATCTGCGAACTCTGGTTCGTCATCAACGTGGAGGACGTTGATCGTGTCAATCGTGCCAGCCATTCCTGTGGGACGATGGCTCGGCCACTGATATGTGTATGGGAGACCATATCAAATAGAAGAATTGCCGCTGAGATCACGGCTGAAGGTTCGAAAGCGGAGGCAGACGCGAGTTCCGCGCCCCGTATGCAGCGTCACCTCAGACAGACCATCTGCGACCGACTAGTTCGACAGAGCCGAATCGACTACACTCTATTGCACGATCTCGTCGATCAGCTCGCTCGCGCTCCGCCGGACGGCCTCGTCGCTCTCGATCGCGGGCTCCCAGCCGAGGTCGACGAGCCGCTCGATGGAGAGGCGCATCTTCGGCACGTCGCCGGTCCAGCCGCGGTCGCCGCCGGTGTAGGCGTACTCGGGGTCGACGCCCAGCTCGTCGGCGACGATGTCGGCGATGGCCGTCACGGAGGTGGTCGTGCGCGTCCCGAGGTTGTAGACGTTCAGGTCGTCGGCGGCGTGCTCGACGACGTACTGGATGGCGTCGACGCACTCCGAGACGTGCATGTACGACTTCTCCTGCCGGCCGTCGCCGAGGATCTCTAACTCGGAGGGGTCCTCGTCGAGCTTCTGGATGAAGTCGGGGATCACGTTGCCGCGCTGGTGGGGGCCGACGATGTTCGCGAAGCGGAACACCCACGACCGGACCCCGTACGAGTGGGCGTGCGTCGAGATCAGCGCCTCGTCGGCGAGCTTCGAGGAGCCGTAGATGGAGATGGGTTCGAGCGGGCCGTGGTCCTCCGGCGTCGGGCGCGGCGCCTCGCCGTAGACGGTCGAGGAGGAGGTGAAGGCGAGCCGGTCGACACCGACCTCGTGCATACGCTCCAAGACGTTGTACGTCATCGCCGTGTTGTCCTCGAACAGCTCGCGGTCGTCGTCGTAGTTCGTGTCGGTGTACGCGGCGAAGTGGAAGACGATATCGAGGTCGCCCGTGACCGCCTCGGCGACGTCGTCGGAGTCGGTCAGGTCGGTCTCGATGAAGTCGGCGCCGTCGGGGACGCGGTCGCGGTCGCCCTTCGAGAGGTCGTCGGCGACGCGGACCGTCGCGCCGCGGTCGAGGAGCCGGGCCGCGAGGTGGCTCCCGACGAGCCCCGCGCCGCCGGTGACCAGCGCGGTCGAATCGGTGAGGTCCATACGACTCCGTGAGGCGGAGTCGTGTAAGTAGGTGTGGAATTGGAACGAGATCGGTGACCCCGCCCCCACTCGTGAGCGGTCGACCGCGACTACTTCCAAAGCCCCACCCGTACGGCACCGTACCTCACACCTCCCCGGCCTTGTCGCTGGCGGCGTCAGCCGCCAGCGACTCCAGCGACGGTCTTCGATTCTCTGACAGCCGGAGCGTCGCGCCGGCGACAGCGAGGCGCGACGTGCCCCTGGCGGTCGGGCGAAGCCCGACGACCTCACGCGCGCCGCTGCAGCTCGGTTCAGCCCTCGGTGAACCTCACAACCCCTCTTCGCCGCCCTCCTGCGTGAGGAGGACGACCATCGAGAGTCCGGAGATGAGGAGCAGGATGAGCGTGGGGACGACCGCGTACTGGTAGAACACGCTCTTCTGTGCGCGCCAGATCTGCGTGACGATCGTTTCGAACCCGGTGGGGCGGAGCACGAGCGTGACGGGGAGCTCCTTCATCGTCGTGAGGAAGACGAGCGCGGCGCCGGCGACGATGCCGGAGCGCGTGAGCGGGAACGTCACGCGCCTGAACGCGCCGGTCGACGACTCTCCGAGGGTGCGCGCGGCTTCGACGAGCCGTCGGTCGATCTGAAGGATGGAGGTCCGCGTCGACCCGACCACCTGCGGGAGGAAGCGGACGACGTACGCGAACACCAGGAGCGGGAGCGTCTGGTAGAGCCACGGCGCGTAGCCGGAGCCGAAGTACACCAGCGCGAGCGCCAGTACGATGCCTGGCACCGCGAAGCCGACGTACGTCGCTCGCTCGAATATCACCGCGAACGGCGAATCGTAGTTCGCGGCGAAGTACGCGATCGGGATCGCGGCGAGCGCGGCGACGACGGCCGCCGCCGCGGAGACTGACACTGAGTTGACCACCATGATCGGCTCGAACGCCAGCGAGGGGCGGCGCCCGGACTCGGACCGGAGCAGCCACAGTCCGAGGATCCACAGGGGGACGAGCAGCGCAGCCCCTGACACCGCGGCCGGCAGCAGCGTCGCGGGCCAGCGCAGACGGCCGAGCGAGACCCGGTCGTCCGTCTGCCCCGCGTCGTCGCCGCTCGTGTTCCGGTTCGAGCGGACGGCCCACTCCAAGGCGAGCACGAGGACGACCACGACGAGCAGCTGGAGGGAGAGCAGCGCGGCGTAGTCGCTGCCGAACGAGTTGTACTCCACGTAGATCTGTCGGGTGAACACGGGGAGCTGCATGATCGAGGGTGTCCCGAAGTCGGAGACGGCGTACAGCGCCGAGAGCAACGCTCCGGCGGCGATCGCGGGTCGGATCGTCGGGAGCGTAACCCGACGGAACGCCGCGATCCGACCGTGGTTGAGCGTTCGGGCGGCCTCGATCATCGTCGTGTCGAAAGAGAGCAGCGCGGCCCGGGTGGTCAGGTAGACGTAGGGGTAGGTGTACAGCGTGATCACGAGTATCGTGCCGGAGAGGCCGTAGATGTTGGGCACCCGCTCGACGCCCAGCGGGGCGAGGATGTCGTGGAACGCTCCCTGCGGGCCGAACGCGGAGACGAACGAAAAAGCGCCGACGTAGCTCGGCACGACGAGCGGGAGCGCGGCCGCGACGGACCAGAACCGCCGGAAGGGGAGATCGGTCCGGGCCGTGAGGTACGCGAGCGGTACGCCGATGAGGATCGAAGCGGCGGTGACCCCCGCCATCAACAGGAGGCTGTTGACGAGCACTTCGGCGGTGCCGGCGCTGAACAGGAGATCCATCGCCCGCTTCCGCTCGACGGCGACCGCTCTGATCACGAGCCACGTCAGGGGGAACACGAGCGTGGCGGCGATCGCCGCGCAAAGCAGCGTCAGCCCGAGCGGAAGCCTGTCGTCGCCGTCGGTCAGCCGGTCGCGGATCCGGGTTCGCAGGGTCATTATGCGGGAGACGGAGTCGCTCTGTCCGATTGAGGGGGCGCCCCGCGTTATGGGTTCCGATCGCTCGGCGAGCGCACTCCGACGGATATATGAATTTAGGGCTGCCTAAAAAGTTCCATGGAACTGACGCGACGCGACGCGGCGGCTGCGCTGGCCGCGATCGGCGCGACCGGCGGGGTCGCGCTCGGCGTCCGTCGGGCGACCGACGACGGACCGATCGATGCCGACGCGTCGTGGGACGGCGAGGGCTCCCCCGACGACGAGGCGGTCCGCGAGGCGATGACCGCGGTGGCGCGGGTGCTCTACCCCGAGGAAGTCTCCGGGATCGACGCGTTCGTCGACGGCGTCCTCGACGGGCGTCTCGACGGGTCGGCGCACGCGGAGGGGGTCCGCGCCGCGGTCACCGAGGTGGAGTCGGCGGCCCGGTCGTGGTACGACGCGCCCGTCGCCGAGCTCTCGGCGGCCGAGCGCGACGACCTGCTGCGCGAGCTCGGCGCGGACACGGCCGAGGAGGACCCCGCGGGGACGACTGCGGAACGCGTCCGCTTCTTCGTCGTCAACGAGCTGCTGCTCGCGCTGTACTCGTCGCCGACGGGCGGCGAGCTCGTCGGCATCGAGAACCCGCAGGGGTACGGCGGCGGCGCGAAGAGCTACCAGGAGGGACCGCGATGAGCGGCGCGGGGAGCGTCGGGGACGAGCGAGCGGGAGGGACCGACGTCGACCGGACGCCCGTCCCCGACGCGGACGTCTGTATCGTGGGCGCGGGTCCCGCGGGCGCGCTCGTCGCCGACCGGCTCGCTGGCGACCGCGAGGTGGTGGTGCTCGACGCGGGGCCGCGGTTCGACCCCGCCGACCGCCTCGCCAGACAGGAACGGGCGATCCGCCCCCACTACGGCCGGCCGGACGTGTGGGGCGTCGGCGGCGCGCGCGACGCCCACGAGAACGCCGGCGACCGGTTCTACCCGCTGAACCACGCCCGCGTGAAGGGGGTGGGCGGGTCGACGCTCCACTGGCAGGGGATGGTGATGCGGCTCCACGAGGACGATTTCAGCTCCGGCACGGAGCGGGGCGTCGGCCCGGACTGGCCCATCGACTACGCGGACCTCCGGCCGTACTACGCCGAGGCGGAGAAGGAGCTGGGCGTCGCGGGCGCGTCGGACAACCCGTACGCGCCGCCGCGCGAGGAGCCGCATCCGATGCCGGCGTTCGAGCCCTCCTACAGCGACTCCCTGTTCGCCGAGGCCTGCGAATCGCTCGGGATCGACATGCACTCCGTGCCGAACGCGCGCAACTCGGAGCCGTACGACGACCGGTCGCCCTGCGTCGGCTACGGCACCTGCCAGCCCGTCTGCCCGAGCGGCGCGAAGTACGACGCGACCGTCCACGTCGAGCGCGCCGAGGAGCGGGGGGCGACCGTCATCGACCGCGCACCGGTCGAGCGGCTCGACCACGACGGCGACGACGCGGTGACGGCCGCGGTGTACGCGACGCCGGACGGGGAGCGACACCGGCAGGAGGCGGCCGCGTTCGTCGTCGCTGCCGGGGGCGTGGAGACGCCGCGGCTCCTCCTTTTGTCCGCCTCGGACCGCTACCCGGACGGGCTCGCGAACCGGAGCGGCCACGTCGGGGAGTTCTTCATGGACCACCTGTTCGCCGGCGCGGGCGGGACCCTCGACGAGCCGACGCGGCAGAACCACGTCGGCTTCTACACGAGCGCCTGCGACCAGTTCTACGACGAGGCCGACGAGTCGCAGGCGCCGTTCAAGCTGGAGTTCTTCAACTACGCCGGCCCATCGCCGGTCGAGATGGCCCTGACCGGCGACGACTGGGGCGACACGCTCCTCGAGCGGCTCCGCGACGGGTACGGGAACCACGTCGCGATGGGCGGGCTCGTCGAGCAGCTCCCCGACGCCGACAGCCGCGTGACGCTCGCCGACGACCGCACCGACGACCGCGGCAACCCGGTCCCGCGGATCGAGTGGACCGTCGGCGACCGCGCGCTCGACACGATCGAGCGCGCCAACGAGATCCAAGTC is drawn from Halorubrum sp. CBA1229 and contains these coding sequences:
- the prf1 gene encoding peptide chain release factor aRF-1 gives rise to the protein MSSDAQEASDDRRKYEFRKVIEELRDFEGSGTQLVTIYIPEDRQISDVVAHVTQEHSEASNIKSKQTRTAVQDALTSIKDRLRYYDTFPPENGMVIFSGAIDAGGGQTDMVTRTLESPPQPVESFRYHCDSEFLTEPLEHMLEDSGLFGLIVLDRREANVGWLKGKRVEPVKSASSLVPGKQRKGGQSAQRFARLRLEAIDNFYQEVAGMADDLFVDKRHELDGILVGGPSPTKDEFLDGDYLHHELQDKVLGKFDVAYTDESGLKDLVDNASEALADQEIVEDKRHMDEFFEKLNTGEEATYGFEQTRRNLIMGSVDRLLISEDLRSDVVVYECPNGHEEYEVIDSRHSTPDHECSECGEPAEADERDDVIEHLMSIAEQRGTDTKFISTDFEKGEQLLDAFGGIAGILRYSTGV
- a CDS encoding ferritin-like domain-containing protein; this encodes MSVSQRIASDDQLARLLQIGIVLEEVVEARAHHHYQRLDAELDDEIETLLADAAEESADHRERLESLISGLGVDSVPFDEIESLVDARYGRTKPEDFDGILYDQLCNEETAYKFYDDLIEAIKASDAEFSVDRERLLETLETIREEEAEGVSEVTEVMERR
- the argS gene encoding arginine--tRNA ligase — its product is MFRQFRSEVADALGDALASLDLPTDDLGIERPPDDMDATLASSVAFRLAGEVGDAPPNVASEVADAVDVSGHDYLAAVDTAGPYVNFHAGERYLVDTLDAAAADAGYGALPDRDASVVVEHTSANPTGPVHVGRARNPIVGDAVANLMAYAGYDVDRHYYVNDAGRQMAVFTWAYERFDESDLDAEPARDRAEYDLVRYYRKGNAFLEEADPAEVDAAEAEISAILQGLEAGDEETYERVGEVVDTVLGGMKECLARLPAEFDEFVKETRFMRDGSTDDIAARLKETEHAVYEEDAWQLELDEWGIDKNLVFLRSDDTSLYTTRDLAHHEWKFDNYDRAVTVLGEDHKLQADQLDATLELLGNDTDRLGHVIYSYVNLPDGKMSTRRGTGVMLDDLLDEAIDRAREAVESRMDDRIRDDDLTDEDVERIAHQVGIGAVRYDIVSKQPAKAITFEWEDALDFEAQSAPFVQYVHARCAGILDEAAAAGVDVPGVTAAAGSDGAVDADALDVDAAALETDAARELLREVARFPAVIEAAADDLEPHTVATFTREFADAYNAFYRECPVVTAEDDELRAARVALVAAAKHTMANALDVLGVEAPESM
- a CDS encoding PAS domain-containing protein, whose product is MAGTIDTINVLHVDDEPEFADLTATFLEREDDRFEVETATSASEALADFAISTFDCIVSDHDMPSMNGIEFLEAVREEHPDLPFILYTGKGSEEVASDAITAGVTDYLQKGSGTDHYTLLANRIENVVESRRSQQKLAERDRDLRRYKHMINSMYESACLYDEHGRFEIVNEYLANWYNTTREALEGEESNLIRIIQEEAETGDPYQALLNGRRDQLSGELEAEFPNHGYAVLEYRLTPLTIDGTVEGVVGVTRDITAQKQHQRELEQTNALLSTLFDALPQGVLVEDESRNVLAVNQQLFRLFELPGSPEGVAGADCERLAEDLSDMFADSEQFVERINELITEREQVDEEELTLADGRTFERTHRPIELPDGGGHLWVYRDVTARKAREREIETIQRRFEAVLENTPTPMFMKDDEGEYIFVNQAYRDLFDLRDEEIVGRTDHEIHLSEMATEVQKNDRAVIERGEPIEAEEPIVVDGDERIFLTTKVPIYDTGERSDPDSPVAVFGVATDITERTVREQQLEALNQVTQELMRADTRDEVLEIGIETTRDLLGIELNAIHLYDEDAAGLVPAAATDAVSDLIGDPPVFTAEDSIAWRVYQRGEPRAVDDVHEDPDRYNPDTPVRSELYLPLADHGILIAGSPSPETFDDEDRLLSEILAGGLTRALEQVERTEQLRARERELTEQNDRLEEFASIVSHDLRNPINVAEGRLELAATECDSEHLEHVGRAHERMRTLIEDLLTLAREGETVTDFEAVALTALVERCWANVETDEATLVTDTERTVQADKSRLKQLFENLIRNAIDHGGGDVTVTVGEMDTGFYVEDDGPGIPADEREAIFEAGYSTRADGTGFGLSIVKRIVEAHEWEIDVTDGGEGGARFEITGVEFGAE
- a CDS encoding metal-dependent transcriptional regulator, which translates into the protein MNTADQYLKTIYVVQEQEDGPASTGSIADALDVSPASANEMIGKLEERGLAEHEKYKGVRLTDDGIIRARDALQTYCIIERFLANVLGVEEFREEAHELEAVIDDTVAERLDTIIDRQPECPDCFDPETDACACLEVAMAPVESD